One window of Neptuniibacter halophilus genomic DNA carries:
- the gluQRS gene encoding tRNA glutamyl-Q(34) synthetase GluQRS, producing the protein MSYIGRFAPSPTGPLHFGSLLAALASFLDARANQGQWLLRIEDLDPPREQPGVKEEFPEILEAFGLYWDDELSLQSERLDLYQNVLDQLQQQHHAYPCSCSRKQIMERCENMVYDRHCLYHPPAADQNCAIRIKAEDSLISFRDIIQGPHAYNLKQSGDFVAYRRDGLFAYQLAVVVDDYLQGITHVVRGSDLLDETARQIHLQQLLGYPTPAYAHIPVATNSEGQKLSKQTYAPALDTTEPVKLLYQALQFLDQQPPAGLLHASRDELLQWAIAHWNLRQIRNTPGKPLSEG; encoded by the coding sequence ATTACATTTTGGTTCACTGCTTGCTGCACTCGCCAGTTTCCTCGACGCCCGGGCCAATCAGGGTCAGTGGCTGTTGCGTATCGAAGACCTTGATCCACCACGGGAACAACCCGGTGTAAAAGAGGAATTCCCCGAAATCCTCGAAGCCTTTGGTCTGTACTGGGATGACGAACTGAGCCTGCAGAGCGAACGTCTGGATCTTTACCAGAACGTACTCGATCAGCTTCAGCAGCAACATCATGCCTATCCTTGCAGTTGCTCCCGCAAACAGATCATGGAGCGCTGTGAAAATATGGTTTATGACCGGCACTGCCTCTACCATCCGCCGGCCGCAGATCAAAACTGTGCAATCCGGATCAAAGCTGAGGACAGCCTGATCAGCTTCCGTGACATCATTCAGGGACCTCATGCTTACAACCTGAAGCAAAGCGGCGACTTTGTTGCATACCGCCGCGATGGCCTGTTCGCTTATCAGTTGGCGGTTGTCGTAGATGACTACCTGCAGGGAATCACCCATGTTGTCCGTGGCTCTGACCTGCTCGATGAAACCGCCCGGCAGATCCATCTGCAACAACTGCTTGGTTACCCGACCCCGGCTTATGCCCATATTCCTGTTGCCACCAATAGCGAAGGCCAGAAACTGAGCAAGCAGACCTATGCACCGGCTCTGGACACCACAGAGCCGGTCAAGCTGTTGTATCAGGCACTGCAGTTTCTCGATCAGCAACCACCGGCCGGGCTGCTTCACGCCAGCCGCGATGAACTGCTGCAATGGGCGATTGCACACTGGAATCTGCGCCAGATCCGGAACACACCCGGCAAACCGCTCAGCGAAGGGTAA